One genomic window of Salifodinibacter halophilus includes the following:
- a CDS encoding response regulator, which produces IDNDREILDGMRALLDRWGANALLAATVDDALALLGEAPDVALVDYHLHDRLDGLATIDAVRERLGRELPAALLTGDGSDALKHAAR; this is translated from the coding sequence CATCGACAACGACCGCGAAATCCTCGACGGCATGCGCGCCCTGCTCGACCGCTGGGGCGCCAACGCGCTGCTGGCGGCCACCGTCGACGACGCGCTGGCGCTGCTCGGCGAAGCGCCCGACGTGGCCCTGGTCGACTACCACCTGCACGACCGCCTCGACGGCCTGGCCACCATCGACGCGGTGCGCGAACGCCTCGGCCGCGAACTGCCGGCAGCGCTGCTGACCGGCGACGGCAGCGACGCGCTCAAGCACGCCGCGCG